TCAAACCTCACATTATAGAACATTTATTTAGATTAAATTTTATTAACATCATCTTATAGAATAAAATTGGGATAATGCATGCTCATTCCGAAAGCGGAGCGTATCTTTGCAGACTGAAAATTGTTATTTAAAATGAAAAGTATTTATTCTAAAATTCTGATTTTAGCATTCATGGCCTCTTCACTTTATTCTTATGCGTGGGGATTAACGGGGCACAGAGTTATTGCAGAGATTGCAGAAAACCATCTTTCCCGCAAAGCAAGAAGAGAGATAAAAAAAATGATGGGAAAAGAACGTCTGGCTTATTGGGCCAATTGGCCGGATTTCATCAAATCGGATACTACAGGTGCGTGGAAGCAGGCTTCATCATGGCATTATGTAAACATTGATCCAATGACGGATTTTAAAGCTTTTGAGCAAAACCTAAAAGCACAGGCAGGACCAAGCCTTTACACTCAGGTAAACACCCTCTCCAGCCAGATTAAAGATAAAAACACTTCTGAAAAAGACAGAAAAATTGCTTTAATCTTCCTTATTCATATCATGGGAGATCTTGCTCAGCCATTACACGTAGGAAGAGCGGAAGATTTGGGCGGAAACAAAATCAATGTTACCTATTTCGGGGAAAAAACCAATTTACACTCTGTTTGGGACGGAAAATTAGTAGACTCTCAAAAATACAGCTATACAGAATATTCTAAGCTTTTGGATATCAAATCTAAAGAAGAAGTAGCCCAGATTCAATCCGGAACACTGG
The nucleotide sequence above comes from Chryseobacterium sp. 7. Encoded proteins:
- a CDS encoding S1/P1 nuclease: MKSIYSKILILAFMASSLYSYAWGLTGHRVIAEIAENHLSRKARREIKKMMGKERLAYWANWPDFIKSDTTGAWKQASSWHYVNIDPMTDFKAFEQNLKAQAGPSLYTQVNTLSSQIKDKNTSEKDRKIALIFLIHIMGDLAQPLHVGRAEDLGGNKINVTYFGEKTNLHSVWDGKLVDSQKYSYTEYSKLLDIKSKEEVAQIQSGTLEDWLYDSHKIANKIYAQTPNDSKLSFDYQYKFNDTMERQLLYGGLRLAKILNELF